The following are encoded together in the Thalassomonas haliotis genome:
- a CDS encoding pilus assembly FimT family protein, whose product MKVFKHRQTGFTLIELMVVMSIVALLMGMVGPLAINSLEKAQAKQEMLSLKNWFRKVSARAFNTGQQHTIKLTGKQVALYVNKQGPVESVRFEFLFFQPQTLHFSTKGFVEPLLVTGSYRGSPLTLELAAWINGHTLNEQQLQSFAAK is encoded by the coding sequence ATGAAAGTATTTAAACATAGGCAAACCGGTTTCACCCTGATAGAGCTTATGGTTGTTATGTCAATAGTGGCTTTATTAATGGGCATGGTTGGTCCGTTGGCGATTAACAGTTTGGAAAAGGCCCAGGCCAAGCAAGAAATGTTGAGTTTGAAGAATTGGTTTCGTAAAGTCAGTGCCAGGGCATTTAATACCGGGCAACAGCATACCATTAAATTAACGGGCAAACAGGTCGCCTTGTATGTTAACAAACAGGGTCCGGTAGAAAGCGTTCGTTTTGAATTTTTGTTTTTCCAACCGCAAACCCTTCATTTTAGCACCAAAGGCTTTGTTGAGCCATTACTGGTAACGGGTTCTTATCGGGGAAGCCCTTTGACACTAGAACTGGCTGCCTGGATTAATGGTCATACACTTAATGAGCAACAGTTACAAAGTTTTGCGGCAAAATAA
- a CDS encoding SLBB domain-containing protein, producing the protein MKKIIFKIFLGCFAVFLSTSLVAANQISQQQIEQFKKLSPSQQRALAQSMGVDLNTINAQIRRSASDEEEEQTTQQVYPRDTQFDQFGNPVLPDELELEEEEESDEPQPFGYDIFANAPATFAPTMDIAIPQGYVIGSGDVLNIRIFGKENNDYEAPVSREGQVLIPSLGAYNVSGMTFPEMKKYLSSKIQDKILGVDVVITLAELRSMRVFVLGDAFKPGPYTLSSLSSITHAIFAAGGINDIGSLRNIQLKRAGKLITTLDLYDLLINGDSSNDIMLQSGDVVFISPVGKRVTIDGEVTRPAIYELAENETFETAIKMAGGLLPSAYPSSTVVERFNEQNLRSLLNIDLSKKASLKKPVQGGDYIRVMKTSEQFAHSVTIIGAVSRPGNYQWQKGQRITDLLPNINAYLLPDADLSYALVIREKGRGRDIEVLQFGLFNAVSDYASTDNLVLEPRDKILVFSNDEKPSSENISLESLALTKEELLEKEKDTAKLDYEDRLFWQQYGTEQQIDLAFEEKDELEEQLKLASQSLEELTGGTVTEELELRELGLFSRKRLLTPVIQQLKRQGASGEPIQLVEVAGEVKFPGTYPLASNITVKDLVIAAGGLMESAYLDKAEITRNVFFQGAATKKSKNVDLKAALAGVGENNVLLQSKDRLNVHQIPAWQENHVIELRGEFLFPGKYTIRRGETLGQLIERVGGFTGYAYINGSVFTREKLKQLELQNLLKVSADLRMEIASKSLAQSKGNPMIDYDQAKKLLADLTKVKPIGRLVIDLPKLVSNSDFDVLLEDGDVLYVPTRQNSINVIGQVQLASSHLYQKELSVEDYLRLSGGAKKQADEDRLYVIRANGSVMIPSQSNWFSERDTSTLSPGDTLVIPLDSEYMDNLTLWATATQIVYQAAVAIAAVSGI; encoded by the coding sequence ATGAAAAAGATCATATTTAAAATATTTCTTGGCTGTTTTGCCGTCTTTTTATCTACTTCCCTAGTTGCTGCTAATCAAATTTCCCAGCAGCAAATAGAACAATTTAAAAAATTGTCACCCAGCCAGCAACGGGCGTTGGCCCAAAGTATGGGGGTAGATTTAAATACTATTAACGCACAAATTAGACGTTCAGCGTCAGATGAAGAAGAAGAGCAAACAACCCAGCAGGTTTATCCTCGAGATACTCAATTTGACCAGTTTGGTAATCCCGTTTTACCTGATGAGTTAGAGCTGGAAGAGGAAGAAGAGAGCGATGAGCCTCAACCTTTTGGTTATGATATTTTTGCCAACGCCCCTGCTACTTTTGCGCCAACAATGGATATCGCTATTCCGCAAGGTTATGTTATCGGCTCAGGTGATGTGCTTAATATTCGGATCTTTGGTAAAGAAAATAATGATTATGAGGCGCCTGTATCCCGTGAAGGGCAGGTGCTTATTCCGAGTTTAGGTGCTTATAATGTTTCCGGTATGACTTTTCCTGAAATGAAAAAATACTTAAGCAGTAAAATCCAGGATAAGATTTTAGGAGTAGATGTTGTTATTACCCTGGCTGAGTTACGTTCAATGCGGGTATTCGTGCTTGGTGATGCATTCAAGCCAGGTCCCTACACCTTAAGTTCATTATCAAGTATTACCCATGCGATATTTGCTGCCGGCGGTATTAATGATATTGGTTCTTTGCGCAACATCCAGCTTAAAAGGGCCGGTAAATTAATTACCACGCTGGATTTATATGACTTGCTGATAAACGGTGATTCTTCAAATGATATTATGTTGCAGTCGGGTGATGTGGTTTTTATCTCGCCTGTAGGTAAACGGGTTACGATTGACGGTGAAGTTACCCGCCCGGCCATTTATGAATTAGCAGAAAATGAAACTTTTGAAACAGCGATAAAAATGGCAGGAGGCTTATTGCCTTCGGCTTACCCTTCTTCCACTGTTGTTGAACGTTTTAATGAGCAAAACCTTCGTTCATTGCTAAATATTGATTTGAGTAAAAAGGCTTCATTGAAAAAACCGGTTCAAGGTGGTGATTATATCCGGGTAATGAAAACCTCTGAACAATTTGCTCACTCGGTAACCATTATTGGCGCCGTTTCCCGTCCGGGGAATTATCAATGGCAAAAGGGGCAACGCATTACGGATTTGCTTCCTAATATTAATGCCTATCTATTACCCGATGCTGATTTAAGCTACGCGCTAGTGATCCGTGAGAAAGGGCGGGGACGGGATATCGAGGTTCTGCAGTTTGGCCTTTTTAATGCGGTCTCCGATTATGCTTCTACAGATAACCTGGTACTGGAACCCCGTGACAAAATTTTGGTTTTTTCTAATGATGAAAAACCATCATCAGAGAATATATCGTTAGAAAGCTTAGCGTTAACGAAAGAAGAGTTGCTGGAAAAAGAAAAAGATACCGCCAAGCTTGATTATGAAGACAGATTGTTTTGGCAGCAATATGGCACCGAGCAGCAGATAGATCTGGCCTTTGAAGAAAAAGATGAGCTGGAAGAGCAGCTTAAACTTGCTTCCCAGTCGCTGGAAGAGCTCACCGGCGGAACGGTTACCGAAGAGCTTGAGTTAAGAGAGCTTGGTCTTTTCTCCAGAAAGCGTTTGTTAACTCCTGTGATACAGCAACTGAAAAGACAAGGGGCATCGGGAGAGCCTATACAACTAGTAGAAGTTGCTGGTGAAGTTAAATTCCCTGGGACCTATCCCCTTGCAAGCAATATTACCGTGAAAGATTTAGTTATTGCCGCTGGCGGCTTAATGGAGTCAGCATATCTCGATAAAGCAGAAATCACCCGCAATGTCTTTTTTCAGGGGGCGGCAACTAAAAAGTCTAAAAATGTCGATTTAAAGGCTGCATTGGCCGGTGTTGGTGAAAATAATGTCTTGCTGCAGAGTAAAGACCGTCTCAATGTTCATCAGATCCCCGCCTGGCAGGAAAATCATGTAATAGAACTGCGCGGCGAATTTCTTTTCCCCGGAAAATATACCATACGCCGTGGAGAAACCTTGGGTCAGCTGATTGAACGGGTAGGTGGCTTTACCGGTTATGCTTATATCAATGGCTCAGTATTCACTCGTGAAAAACTGAAGCAATTAGAGTTGCAAAACTTACTCAAGGTTTCGGCTGACCTACGCATGGAGATTGCTTCTAAAAGCCTGGCCCAAAGTAAGGGCAATCCGATGATCGATTATGATCAGGCAAAGAAATTGTTGGCGGATTTGACGAAAGTAAAACCTATAGGGCGCCTGGTTATTGATTTACCGAAACTGGTGTCAAACAGTGATTTTGATGTTTTGCTAGAAGACGGTGATGTGCTGTATGTGCCGACCAGACAAAATTCTATCAATGTTATTGGCCAGGTGCAGCTAGCCTCTTCACATTTATACCAGAAGGAATTATCGGTAGAAGATTATCTGCGTTTAAGCGGTGGTGCTAAAAAGCAGGCAGATGAAGATCGTCTCTATGTGATCAGGGCTAACGGCTCTGTAATGATCCCCTCGCAGAGTAATTGGTTTAGTGAGCGTGATACCAGCACATTGAGTCCGGGGGATACACTAGTGATCCCGCTTGATTCGGAATATATGGACAACCTGACCCTATGGGCCACAGCCACGCAAATTGTATATCAGGCAGCGGTGGCTATTGCGGCCGTGTCCGGCATATAA
- a CDS encoding general secretion pathway protein GspK, whose translation MRLNNKDQGIALIQVLLVTAVLSVLALFMTQTAKNQVSQAQWVNDKAQAQVELYSAEALLLFELLTQKKIKSPQMSESVTGDIASRWNFFAMPFSLKDGVEVKIQDQSGLLQLHYPDSGLLKKLVATVEPSPAKVEIIVDSIMDWQDLDNTLRANGAEAGKYSSKGLIRNGAVPSVYDIKHVKSITPAVLELLKENTTIYQAGAFSPINAPEGLLNALMDLNTVEQVLSLRRSNQMTNNLFSDITGIVEDDDTYFYTSNYLMIDLVSEIGESKVNRKLFIHLQPYAEADKKPINIFLSRG comes from the coding sequence ATGCGTTTGAATAATAAAGATCAAGGCATTGCTTTGATTCAGGTTTTGTTGGTTACTGCAGTACTTTCTGTTTTAGCGTTATTTATGACACAAACGGCTAAAAATCAGGTCAGTCAAGCCCAGTGGGTGAATGACAAAGCTCAGGCACAAGTCGAACTGTATAGCGCTGAAGCATTATTATTATTTGAGTTGCTAACACAGAAAAAAATAAAATCTCCCCAGATGTCTGAAAGTGTTACCGGTGATATTGCCAGCCGCTGGAATTTCTTTGCTATGCCTTTCTCGTTGAAAGACGGCGTTGAGGTTAAAATACAAGACCAAAGTGGTTTGCTTCAATTGCATTATCCTGATAGCGGCTTATTAAAAAAATTAGTTGCGACTGTGGAGCCATCTCCTGCCAAAGTTGAAATTATTGTCGATAGCATAATGGATTGGCAGGATTTAGATAATACTTTGCGGGCAAACGGGGCTGAAGCTGGTAAATATAGCTCAAAAGGGCTCATTCGAAATGGCGCAGTCCCTTCCGTTTATGATATAAAGCACGTTAAATCAATTACTCCGGCCGTATTAGAATTGTTAAAAGAAAATACAACAATATACCAAGCCGGCGCTTTTAGTCCCATTAATGCGCCTGAAGGGTTATTAAATGCCTTAATGGATCTCAATACCGTCGAACAGGTATTGAGTTTAAGACGTTCAAATCAAATGACGAACAATTTATTTAGTGACATCACAGGTATTGTTGAGGATGACGACACTTATTTTTACACCTCCAACTACTTAATGATTGACTTAGTCAGTGAGATTGGAGAATCTAAAGTGAATAGGAAGTTGTTCATTCATCTGCAGCCTTATGCTGAAGCTGATAAGAAACCCATAAATATTTTTTTAAGCCGTGGTTAA
- a CDS encoding type II secretion system F family protein, whose amino-acid sequence MALYTYKAYDKSGAKVDGQLEAVDKGAALTELKALGLLPSELKEFKATSSLFVGKKVSLADLEFLTAELSLLLESGVRIDKGIDIIRRTKAKPALATLLNDISRDIKKGKSLSEAFRSHDSIFDNLYCNLIELGEATGNLSDIFNDLAKDLKFRRELQRKIVSSLAYPLVIFFVCILSIFFIFNIIIPKMSSMFTGVENLPWYTASMLATSEWMIQYQGLLIAGIFGFIFALIFASKHPSVVHWWQRWSLRLPVLKTAIITVERIRFNSGLAMMVKAGVQIDQAIQLSTGNIKNQMLRREMEIAKTKVKGGSALTPALGQTSLYPDFFTSLLEVGEESGNLARVFDEIANRSRQEFESWTDRVTTLIEPLMILFMGGFVGGVVVVMLLSMVSINEIGL is encoded by the coding sequence ATGGCGTTATATACCTATAAGGCCTACGACAAATCTGGTGCCAAGGTTGATGGACAGCTTGAAGCTGTGGATAAAGGAGCCGCTTTAACCGAGTTAAAAGCTCTGGGGCTGCTACCATCGGAACTTAAAGAGTTTAAGGCCACAAGCTCTTTGTTTGTCGGGAAAAAAGTTTCGCTAGCGGATTTGGAATTCCTTACTGCAGAGTTAAGCTTGCTACTTGAATCCGGTGTTCGCATTGATAAGGGCATAGATATTATCCGCCGTACCAAGGCAAAACCTGCATTGGCGACCTTGCTCAATGATATTAGCCGCGATATAAAAAAGGGTAAAAGCTTGTCGGAGGCGTTTCGTTCTCATGATAGTATTTTTGATAATCTTTATTGCAATTTAATCGAATTGGGAGAAGCAACAGGTAATCTAAGTGATATTTTTAATGATCTTGCCAAAGATCTCAAATTCCGTCGTGAATTGCAGCGTAAAATAGTCAGCTCACTTGCATATCCATTGGTTATTTTCTTTGTCTGTATTTTAAGTATATTTTTTATTTTTAATATTATTATTCCCAAAATGTCTTCCATGTTTACAGGGGTTGAAAATCTCCCCTGGTACACAGCCAGCATGCTTGCAACTAGTGAGTGGATGATTCAATATCAAGGTCTGCTAATAGCAGGTATTTTCGGCTTCATCTTTGCGCTTATCTTTGCCTCTAAACACCCCTCTGTGGTCCATTGGTGGCAAAGGTGGAGTTTAAGATTACCGGTATTAAAAACGGCGATTATCACCGTAGAGCGTATTCGCTTTAACAGTGGCTTAGCCATGATGGTCAAAGCGGGCGTACAAATAGATCAAGCAATACAATTATCAACCGGCAATATCAAGAATCAAATGTTACGTCGAGAAATGGAAATCGCCAAGACAAAAGTTAAAGGAGGAAGTGCGTTAACACCTGCTTTAGGGCAAACATCACTTTATCCTGACTTTTTCACTTCTTTGCTGGAAGTTGGTGAAGAGTCCGGTAATTTAGCCAGGGTATTTGATGAAATTGCCAATCGTTCCAGACAGGAATTTGAAAGTTGGACAGATCGGGTGACCACTTTAATCGAGCCATTGATGATTTTATTTATGGGGGGCTTTGTCGGGGGAGTCGTTGTGGTAATGTTATTAAGCATGGTATCGATCAATGAGATTGGTCTTTAG
- a CDS encoding prepilin-type N-terminal cleavage/methylation domain-containing protein: protein MINQVRIRRQKARGFTLIELMIAVTILSLLLFTASYTYSLMSTRWNKELGEFSSSARIAKHLELTQKLLEGIQSYVVRDKTDNPFFFFIGHSNSLLAVSQAGLFSGEYPEVFRLTVVEKENGLVDLIYQSLSTERFLLTRTEQVIDFSRALVLFTDVESVDFNYFGWRHYNDKSNRQQRGKNESWRSQYSGIDSQYMPSKLQLTITLAGQVLTIPVVLETDVEKWLSPYFERDS from the coding sequence ATGATTAATCAAGTTAGAATACGCCGGCAAAAAGCCAGAGGTTTTACGCTGATAGAGCTTATGATAGCGGTAACCATTTTATCTTTGTTATTGTTCACTGCAAGTTATACCTATAGCTTAATGTCGACACGCTGGAACAAAGAACTGGGCGAGTTTAGTTCATCGGCACGCATAGCTAAGCACCTTGAATTAACACAAAAATTACTCGAAGGCATCCAAAGTTATGTGGTTCGAGATAAAACAGATAACCCCTTCTTTTTTTTCATCGGTCATTCAAACAGCTTACTGGCGGTGAGTCAGGCGGGTTTGTTTAGCGGTGAGTATCCTGAAGTATTTCGCTTAACTGTGGTAGAAAAAGAAAATGGCTTGGTGGATCTTATATATCAATCTTTATCGACGGAACGTTTTTTATTGACCAGGACGGAACAGGTTATTGATTTTTCAAGGGCGTTAGTGCTTTTTACTGATGTTGAATCTGTTGATTTTAACTATTTCGGCTGGCGTCACTATAATGATAAGTCAAATCGTCAGCAAAGAGGGAAGAATGAAAGCTGGCGTAGTCAATATTCTGGTATTGATAGTCAGTATATGCCGTCAAAACTGCAGTTAACTATCACCCTTGCCGGGCAGGTGTTAACCATACCTGTTGTATTAGAAACAGATGTTGAAAAGTGGCTGTCACCATATTTTGAGCGGGATAGCTGA
- the gspG gene encoding type II secretion system major pseudopilin GspG encodes MVKNRGFTMIELLIVIVILGLLASLVAPKFFSQLSTAERGIASAQMNAFETALDTYRLDLGTYPENLAQLRVSDKPRWDGPYLPKEVPMDPWGNPYVYKKPGENGNPYSIMSYGADGQPGGTDNNEDIVHH; translated from the coding sequence ATGGTTAAAAATCGTGGTTTTACGATGATTGAACTACTCATCGTTATTGTTATTTTAGGCTTATTGGCTTCATTAGTGGCACCTAAATTTTTCTCACAACTCAGTACCGCTGAGCGTGGTATTGCTTCAGCACAAATGAACGCCTTTGAAACAGCACTGGATACTTACCGTCTGGATTTAGGAACTTATCCTGAAAACTTAGCTCAGTTAAGGGTAAGTGATAAACCACGCTGGGATGGGCCATACCTGCCAAAAGAAGTACCTATGGATCCCTGGGGCAATCCTTATGTTTATAAGAAGCCGGGGGAAAACGGCAATCCGTATTCCATTATGTCTTATGGGGCTGATGGCCAGCCAGGCGGGACAGATAATAATGAAGATATAGTGCACCACTAA
- a CDS encoding PulJ/GspJ family protein gives MMQVKQPSKTRGFTLIEVLVATIILFTSIATVSMIYRGAFLSSEKADRHIKVTSVLPALLANIRNDIRAQGNSPEEELSKQGKAWYVQYSWRAKLVDHKSAPRRLDVDTGNYITPPLKYKLWLVELTMQFQTTTREYQFYELSWSND, from the coding sequence ATGATGCAAGTTAAGCAGCCTAGTAAGACCCGAGGTTTCACTCTGATTGAAGTTTTAGTAGCGACTATCATCCTGTTTACTTCAATCGCCACCGTCTCAATGATTTATCGTGGTGCATTTCTTAGCAGTGAAAAGGCTGACAGGCATATAAAAGTCACCAGTGTATTACCTGCATTGTTGGCTAATATACGCAATGATATTCGAGCGCAGGGAAATTCACCTGAAGAAGAGCTCAGTAAGCAAGGAAAAGCCTGGTATGTTCAATATAGTTGGCGGGCAAAACTCGTGGATCATAAGTCGGCTCCCCGACGGCTAGATGTCGATACCGGAAATTATATTACTCCGCCCTTGAAGTATAAATTATGGTTGGTTGAGTTAACTATGCAGTTTCAAACGACGACCAGAGAGTATCAATTTTATGAACTGAGCTGGTCTAATGATTAA
- the wecA gene encoding UDP-N-acetylglucosamine--undecaprenyl-phosphate N-acetylglucosaminephosphotransferase, producing MLFLLPALFVAFFASISTIKVLLPLAPHIGLVDLPTERKNHDGAIPLIGGISIFTGVLIASSLFIEQSQLLNLYLISSAFLVFLGTLDDIYDLSVISRIIFQGIIASILVFGAGIYISDFGDIFSSGPVNIGIYGMIFTCVACIAAINAFNMVDGIDGLAGSMSIVTIASIALLKLLSAQLDLILLPLVLVVAIVPFLFYNVSRRNPRGKKIFMGDAGSMFMGLTVIWLLTLETQGESASFRPVTALWIIGIPLMDMLSVMLRRIRQGSSPFKADNNHIHHIFIRAGYSSRQALIGLSAIAILFASIGIAGEVMQIPEWLMLSGFIMLFALYTMILFRYSQIETTVKKLPST from the coding sequence ATGTTATTTCTCTTACCAGCTTTGTTTGTCGCTTTTTTCGCCTCTATTTCTACCATTAAAGTATTACTACCACTTGCCCCCCATATCGGACTCGTTGATTTGCCGACAGAGAGAAAGAACCACGACGGGGCAATTCCTCTTATTGGCGGAATTTCAATTTTTACCGGGGTCTTGATTGCTTCCAGCTTATTTATAGAACAAAGTCAGCTGTTGAATCTTTATTTGATCTCATCGGCATTCCTGGTTTTTCTCGGTACTTTGGATGACATATACGACTTAAGTGTGATCTCCAGGATTATATTCCAGGGCATAATAGCATCAATATTGGTCTTTGGGGCCGGTATCTACATCAGTGATTTTGGTGATATTTTCTCTAGTGGCCCGGTAAATATTGGCATTTATGGCATGATCTTTACTTGTGTTGCCTGTATTGCCGCGATAAATGCTTTTAATATGGTTGATGGTATTGATGGTTTAGCGGGCTCAATGAGCATAGTCACTATAGCTTCTATTGCTTTACTAAAACTACTTTCAGCGCAGTTAGATTTGATTTTATTGCCTTTAGTGTTGGTGGTGGCGATAGTACCGTTTCTTTTCTATAACGTCAGTAGACGTAATCCCCGAGGGAAAAAAATCTTTATGGGGGATGCCGGCAGTATGTTTATGGGCTTAACGGTGATCTGGTTGCTAACCTTGGAAACCCAGGGAGAGAGCGCATCTTTTCGCCCTGTAACCGCATTATGGATAATTGGTATCCCGCTGATGGATATGTTGTCGGTGATGCTTCGCCGTATTCGTCAGGGGAGTTCTCCTTTTAAGGCGGATAATAACCATATACATCATATTTTCATCCGGGCCGGCTATTCCTCAAGGCAAGCTTTGATCGGCCTGAGTGCAATTGCTATTTTATTTGCCTCTATCGGTATTGCCGGAGAAGTCATGCAAATTCCAGAATGGCTAATGCTTAGTGGTTTTATTATGCTTTTTGCCCTTTATACCATGATTTTGTTTCGTTATAGTCAAATAGAGACTACTGTAAAAAAGTTACCAAGTACTTAG
- a CDS encoding GspE/PulE family protein → MQLTQLLLERFHIAAADIERAESFQKRYGGRLEQILVNMGSLPDDQIPALLSEYLEIPLLNILDWQEVEAPCVEAESLYLLLEHQWIPLAVSDNNWIFACRFPLEPVINEWLLQHNVVFEVFIASESDIQALSAKFELLIAESDENEFSGDEDERLRELASEAPTVNLLNSLISRALRQGASDMHLEPYQGRYRARFRVDGVLHDAEALAPRMQLPIVTRLKILSGMDIAEKRRPQDGKIEMKIANQELDIRVSALPLNDGESMVLRFLRKDNVQYDMSVLGLSDDIETMIREDIRTTAGVVLLTGPTGSGKTTTLYTFLNALNNNDVKIITLEDPVEYQLEGINQVQVNSDIGFNFSAGLRSIVRQDPDIIMLGEIRDKETAQIALQSALTGHLVFSTVHTNDAASAYTRLLDLGVEEFLLNAALVSIVAQRLARKVCAQCTEPHPDSLDIIEKYQLNALAERFQVNDISLTRGKGCESCAFTGYKGRMAVTEYLRCDDEIKSMPKDSDFIPKAKKHNKTLQRRTLLEDGLYKAILGLTTVDEVVRVAG, encoded by the coding sequence ATGCAGTTAACTCAGTTATTACTTGAACGGTTTCATATTGCTGCTGCTGATATTGAACGTGCTGAAAGTTTTCAAAAGCGTTATGGTGGTCGGTTAGAGCAAATCTTGGTCAATATGGGCAGCTTACCTGATGATCAAATTCCTGCGTTATTAAGTGAGTATCTTGAGATCCCGCTGTTAAATATCCTCGATTGGCAAGAAGTCGAAGCACCATGCGTTGAGGCTGAAAGTTTATATCTATTGTTAGAGCATCAATGGATACCACTTGCCGTATCGGATAACAACTGGATCTTTGCTTGCCGATTTCCATTGGAACCCGTAATTAATGAATGGTTGTTACAGCACAATGTTGTGTTTGAAGTTTTTATTGCTAGTGAATCGGACATACAAGCCTTATCTGCAAAGTTTGAGCTACTAATTGCAGAATCGGATGAAAATGAATTTTCCGGCGATGAAGATGAACGCTTACGTGAGTTGGCCAGTGAGGCTCCTACGGTAAACCTGCTTAATTCTCTCATTTCTCGGGCATTGCGTCAGGGCGCTTCAGATATGCATCTTGAACCTTATCAGGGACGTTACCGAGCCAGGTTCCGAGTTGATGGTGTGCTACATGATGCAGAAGCGCTGGCACCAAGAATGCAGTTGCCGATAGTAACTCGCTTGAAAATTTTATCAGGTATGGATATTGCGGAAAAACGTCGACCGCAAGATGGTAAGATTGAGATGAAGATTGCTAATCAAGAGCTTGATATTAGGGTTTCGGCATTGCCGTTAAATGATGGCGAGTCTATGGTGCTACGTTTCCTGCGAAAAGATAATGTTCAATACGATATGTCCGTTTTGGGGCTTTCGGATGATATTGAAACTATGATCCGTGAAGATATTAGAACTACCGCAGGGGTGGTGCTATTAACCGGACCTACCGGTTCGGGAAAGACTACTACACTTTATACCTTCTTAAATGCCCTGAATAATAACGATGTAAAAATCATAACCTTGGAAGACCCGGTTGAATATCAATTGGAAGGTATAAACCAGGTTCAGGTCAATAGTGATATCGGTTTTAACTTTTCAGCTGGCCTACGTAGCATTGTACGTCAAGATCCTGACATTATTATGCTTGGGGAAATTCGTGATAAAGAAACGGCGCAAATTGCGCTGCAATCCGCATTAACAGGGCATTTGGTCTTCTCTACTGTGCATACCAATGATGCGGCGAGTGCCTATACCCGGCTCTTAGATTTGGGGGTTGAAGAGTTTCTATTAAATGCGGCCTTGGTCTCTATTGTGGCTCAGCGTCTGGCACGTAAGGTTTGTGCGCAATGTACTGAACCACACCCAGACTCACTTGATATCATAGAGAAATATCAGCTAAATGCTTTAGCCGAACGTTTTCAGGTCAATGATATTAGTCTCACCCGAGGGAAGGGGTGTGAAAGCTGTGCTTTTACCGGATATAAAGGGCGAATGGCAGTGACCGAATATCTGCGTTGTGACGATGAAATAAAGTCGATGCCCAAAGATTCTGATTTTATTCCTAAGGCGAAGAAACATAATAAAACTTTGCAGCGGAGGACTTTGTTAGAAGATGGCTTATACAAAGCTATCTTGGGATTAACGACTGTTGATGAAGTAGTTCGGGTTGCTGGTTAA